The segment CGGCTTGATCGTGCTGGCGAAGGACATCGCAGGCGGCGAGGAGCCACATCTCGCGCTGATGGACATTCAGGTGGCACGGAATGCTTTTGGACGGCAGCGGGAGAGCTTTGAAACCGATCTGCCGGTGAAGGGGATGGAGAAGCCGGTGCGGGCAGTGTTCATTCGAGCGCCGCTGATTCTGGAAACCGGCGAGGGCGTAGAGGTGCTGTCCACATATAAGGATGAGATCGTTACAGCTCGTCAGGGCCATTTGCTCGCGGCCTCCTACCACCCGGAGCTGACTGAGGATTACGCACTGCATCAGTACTTTGCCGACATGGTAAAGGACGCTCAGGCTGCGGTAAAGCTATAAATAGGCTAAAATTACAATCTTGGCTCTTTTTAAGGGCCAGGATTGTTGTTTTTTTGGCAAATATTCAATAAAATAAGTAGAATGACGTGGATACGATGTTTTTTTACTTAGGAGGGTTACTGTGTTAGACGTGAAGATATTGCGCAGCGAGTTCGGACGTGTGGAGGAAGCTTTGAAGAACCGCGGCAAATCCCTGGATTTGATCGCTGATTTCCCCAAGCTGGACACACGCCGCAGGGAGCTGCTGCAGGAGAGCGAAACGCTGAAGAACCGACGCAACACGGTGTCCGCCGAGGTTGCCAGGCTGAAGAAGAACCGGGAGAATGCCGATGATCTCATTCTGGAAATGCGAGAGGTGTCGGACCGGATCAAGAGCCTGGATGAAGAGGTCCGGCTCGTTGAAGCTGACATTGCCGAGCTCACGCTCGCTATTCCCAATATACCGCATGAAAGTGTGCCTGTCGGATCTTCTGAAGAGGAGAATGTAGAGCTGCGCCGCTGGTCTGAGCCGAGAAGCTTTGAGTTTACACCGAAGGCGCACTGGGACTTGGCGCAGGAGCTGGGGATCCTGGATTTTGAAGCTGGAGCGAAGGTTACGGGCTCTCGCTTTACGTTCTATAAGGGACTGGGAGCCAGGCTGGAGCGTGCTCTTATTAACCTGATGATGGATCTGCACAGTGATCATGGCTATGAGGAAATGCTACCTCCGTATATCGTGAATCGGGACAGCCTCTACGGTACCGGTCAGCTTCCTAAATTTGAAGAGGACTTGTTTAAGATCAGCGATACGGATTATTATCTGATCCCTACGGCAGAGGTGCCGGTCACGAATTATCACCGTGAAGAAATTCTTAGCTCCGAGGAGCTTCCAAAGAAATATGTCGCTTACAGCTCCTGCTTTCGCTCGGAAGCGGGTGCAGCCGGCCGGGATACCCGGGGTCTGATCCGTCAGCATCAGTTCAATAAAGTCGAGATGGTAAAGGTGGTTCATCCGGATCAATCCTTTGCAGAGCTGGAGAGCATGACGCAGGATGCCGAGCGCGTGCTGCAGCTGCTGGAGCTTCCCTATCGCGTAATGGCTCTGTGTACAGGCGATATGGGCTTTGGATCGATGAAAACCTATGACCTGGAAGTGTGGCTGCCGGAAAGCGGCATGTACCGCGAGATTTCGTCCTGCTCCAACATCGGTGATTTCCAGGCTCGCCGTGCCAACATCCGGTTCCGTCCGGAAGCGAAGGCAAAGCCAGAGTTTGTGCACACGCTGAACGGTTCCGGACTGGCCGTTGGCAGAACGGTCGCAGCCATTCTGGAGAATTATCAGCAGGAGGATGGCACCATCGTGATTCCTGAGGCATTAAGACCTTATATGGGCAACCGGAGCGTGATCGGCGGCGAAGGAAAGTAGAATTAAGTTGATTTAAAGGATCTGTGTGTGATACAATAATTAATGCACGTGATTAATTGTTGTATCTTTTTGGAGAGGTACCGAAGCGGTCATAACGGGGCGGTCTTGAAAACCGTTAGGGGGCAACTCCACATGGGTTCGAATCCCATCCTCTCCGCCATACATACTTAAATCTTTGTCGCAGGGATTTGCGGCAATTATGACGGAAACGCAATTGACTGTTAACAGCGGTCGGGTGCGTTTTTTTGTGTTTGTGACCGTTAGCCATGTATTAACACAAGTAAACCTTTTCGTTATGAGTTCCCTTGTATCCTGACGAACATCGGTACTTACGGTATCACTCTGCACCGTTAGAGTACATTCTCTTGTCTTCTTGAATCCAAGCAATTCGTTCAGATCTACTTGTAGGGTAATGGATGTCTAAATCAGAGTGTTCTGCTAAGAAATGAATACCTTTGATTGTGAGCTTTGTTTGTTTTAACGAGAAAAAATCTCCAACAATTAAAATGTTCTCTAGATAGCCTTTCTTCTCTAAAAGTTTAACCATCCTGATAAATTCATGGTCCTCAAGTCCATAATCCTTAGCCTCTGGGGTAAATTCATTGTTGTGAATTTCTTTTAAAATAGAATATCCTACTCTCAATTTATCATCTCCATATGAGTACTAACTAAACAGATATGCCTCATACCAATACGTTATCAACACAACAGGTCATTGAAATAGCTGTTTTAAACAGTGAACGCTATTCCTTTATTTTACGACATCAGCGATTCGTATGATAGAAGTCATATCGTGAATGGCGTGTCTTCAGCTAACGCATCGGCTGCTGGTTAGGGCAAGTTGCGTTTTTTTGTATATATTACATGTCATAAAAAAGGGTTCGTCGCCGCACCTTAAGGATCAGGGGGGTGTAGCAAACATGAACTCAGAGCTGAATGTAGGACAAGAGGTGCTGGTTGGTGCATGGCAGGAGCGTCTGCCAACCATTCTGAAGCCAGGCGACCGGGCACAGGTAGCGGCCGATCTGGCGAATCCGCAGGGACTGCGTATTCACATTGAAGCGGCGGGCAGGCAGGATTATTCATTTGATTTTGAGTGCCGTTATGTGGATTCACGGGAGGTTCAGGTCAAGCTGGTAGACGTGGAGCGCGCAGGTGTGGTGGTGGATGAGCGAAATGAGAATGTGCAAGGCATGGCAGGCGATTATACCCGGCACATCCATGAATGCGCTCAAGCACTGCAGCAGATCACGCATCCGTAATCGGCTGTGCTGCTGCAATCTGTATACAGATGCAGTCATCTCAGAAGCGTACTAAACGCTTTGAAAAGGAGGCCTTTCCATGAGCAAGCCAAAAGCGATTCCTGTGCCAGAGGCGCAAGAGCCTCGCAGACAGCGTAAGGATAATGACCATGGCGGCAATCAAGAGCCGAATACAGGCTCACATCGTGCAAAAATTGCGAAGCAATCGGGTCATTTTAACCCGGAAGGCTAGCACGCTTCATTAAACCGTGAATGGAAGCTTCCGCACAGGCGGAGGCTTTTTTCATGGAAAACGCTATTTGTGAAATGAAAATGAATGTACATAAAACTTTTTGAAAGGTTAAAACGTCTATAACAATAGGGATGTAAAATATTCATAAAGACGAAACTTCCTCCAGCCTTCTCCGTAGAAGAGGAGCATGAAGTAAGACTCGAACAAAGATATCGGAAGCCTTGGGATTCAACCAGTGTTAGAATGCAGTGCTAATGAGATAGGATCATGCACATCGGTATAGCACGG is part of the Paenibacillus algicola genome and harbors:
- a CDS encoding small acid-soluble spore protein P; this encodes MSKPKAIPVPEAQEPRRQRKDNDHGGNQEPNTGSHRAKIAKQSGHFNPEG
- the serS gene encoding serine--tRNA ligase, with protein sequence MLDVKILRSEFGRVEEALKNRGKSLDLIADFPKLDTRRRELLQESETLKNRRNTVSAEVARLKKNRENADDLILEMREVSDRIKSLDEEVRLVEADIAELTLAIPNIPHESVPVGSSEEENVELRRWSEPRSFEFTPKAHWDLAQELGILDFEAGAKVTGSRFTFYKGLGARLERALINLMMDLHSDHGYEEMLPPYIVNRDSLYGTGQLPKFEEDLFKISDTDYYLIPTAEVPVTNYHREEILSSEELPKKYVAYSSCFRSEAGAAGRDTRGLIRQHQFNKVEMVKVVHPDQSFAELESMTQDAERVLQLLELPYRVMALCTGDMGFGSMKTYDLEVWLPESGMYREISSCSNIGDFQARRANIRFRPEAKAKPEFVHTLNGSGLAVGRTVAAILENYQQEDGTIVIPEALRPYMGNRSVIGGEGK
- the pdxT gene encoding pyridoxal 5'-phosphate synthase glutaminase subunit PdxT encodes the protein MKIGVLALQGAVAEHIRSINQTGAEGVPVKKVEQLEELDGLIIPGGESTTIGKLMRKYSFIDPIRNFSAQGKPIFGTCAGLIVLAKDIAGGEEPHLALMDIQVARNAFGRQRESFETDLPVKGMEKPVRAVFIRAPLILETGEGVEVLSTYKDEIVTARQGHLLAASYHPELTEDYALHQYFADMVKDAQAAVKL